Sequence from the Cyanobacteriota bacterium genome:
GCAATGCCTGTGGGTCTATGCCTTTCTACTACGGCAATTTTCCCTATCGGTGGTAGTGATGCTGGGTATCTTGCTACCCCTGATGGGATTTTATCAGCGGTTAGGAATTGGTCACGAGCGGGTATCGTCACGAGAGCGCTGGTTGATAGATATTCCCATTGGCGTTTATCTGGGTTGGATTAGTGTGGCAACGGTGGTGAATGTGGCGATCGCTCTTTACAGTGCTAACTGGGGTGGATGGGGACTGCCACCTACCCTATGGACAGTAATGATGATGGTGGTGAGTGCAGCGATCGCGGCCATCATGTTGGTGCAGCGCCACGACCTTGCCTTTGCTGGGGTGATTGTATGGGCGCTAGTGGCCATTGTCGTGCGTTCCCAGGGGATGCCAATCCTAATGGGAGCGGGAAGCATACTGGCGGTTGGCCTCCTAGTCGGGATGCTTATAATCAAAAACACAACCCCTAGTGCACAAGCCGTAAAAGACCTTGACCAGTAATGTCACCAACGATTTCACCCTTAACGATTTCACCATTGTGGTAGAGGCAGCTTCAGCGGGTGCCCGCCTTGATCGATTCTTGGTCGAGCAGTTGCCCAAGGTGTCCCGATCGCAATTGCAAAAGCTGATCGAAGCTGGAGAAGTGCAGGTGAACGGGCAGGTATGTTATCGCAAACAGACGATCGTAGCTAGGGGCGATCGCATCCAGGTGCATATTCCGGATCCAAAACCCATGGACTTGCAGCCGGAAGCTATCCCCCTCGATGTTCTGTATGAAGACGACCACCTGCTGATCATCAACAAACCTGT
This genomic interval carries:
- a CDS encoding tryptophan-rich sensory protein; this encodes YIGLIAFGFYQLQTTQRQSPRLRRGGYWLVVASLAQCLWVYAFLLRQFSLSVVVMLGILLPLMGFYQRLGIGHERVSSRERWLIDIPIGVYLGWISVATVVNVAIALYSANWGGWGLPPTLWTVMMMVVSAAIAAIMLVQRHDLAFAGVIVWALVAIVVRSQGMPILMGAGSILAVGLLVGMLIIKNTTPSAQAVKDLDQ